Proteins encoded together in one Colius striatus isolate bColStr4 chromosome 3, bColStr4.1.hap1, whole genome shotgun sequence window:
- the MAB21L2 gene encoding protein mab-21-like 2 — MIAAQAKLVYQLNKYYTERCQARKAAIAKTIREVCKVVSDVLKEVEVQEPRFISSLSEIDARYEGLEVISPTEFEVVLYLNQMGVFNFVDDGSLPGCAVLKLSDGRKRSMSLWVEFITASGYLSARKIRSRFQTLVAQAVDKCSYRDVVKMIADTSEVKLRIRERYVVQITPAFKCTGIWPRSAAQWPMPHIPWPGPNRVAEVKAEGFNLLSKECYSLTGKQSSAESDAWVLQFGEAENRLLMGGCRNKCLSVLKTLRDRHLELPGQPLNNYHMKTLLLYECEKHPRETDWDEACLGDRLNGILLQLISCLQCRRCPHYFLPNLDLFQGKPHSALESAAKQTWRLAREILTNPKSLDKL; from the coding sequence ATGATCGCCGCGCAGGCCAAGCTGGTCTACCAGCTCAACAAATACTATACGGAGCGCTGCCAGGCCCGCAAGGCAGCCATCGCCAAGACCATCCGGGAGGTGTGCAAGGTCGTGTCCGATGTGCTGAAGGAGGTGGAGGTGCAGGAGCCGCGCTTCATCAGCTCCTTGAGCGAGATCGACGCCCGCTACGAAGGGCTGGAAGTGATCTCGCCCACCGAGTTTGAGGTGGTCCTCTACCTCAACCAGATGGGTGTCTTCAACTTCGTGGATGACGGCTCCCTGCCGGGCTGCGCCGTGCTGAAGCTGAGCGACGGCCGCAAGCGCAGCATGTCCCTCTGGGTGGAGTTCATCACCGCCTCGGGCTACCTGTCCGCCCGCAAGATCCGCTCCCGCTTCCAGACACTGGTGGCCCAGGCCGTGGACAAGTGCAGCTATCGGGACGTGGTGAAGATGATCGCGGACACCAGCGAGGTGAAGCTCCGCATCCGGGAGCGGTACGTGGTGCAGATCACTCCTGCCTTCAAGTGCACCGGGATCTGGCCCCGCAGCGCGGCACAGTGGCCCATGCCCCACATCCCCTGGCCCGGCCCCAACCGAGTGGCGGAGGTGAAGGCGGAGGGTTTCAACCTGCTCTCCAAGGAGTGCTACTCGCTGACGGGCAAGCAGAGCTCGGCCGAGAGCGATGCCTGGGTGCTGCAGTTCGGCGAAGCCGAGAACCGGCTGCTGATGGGCGGCTGCAGGAACAAGTGTCTCTCCGTGCTGAAGACGCTGCGCGACCGGCACCTGGAGCTGCCCGGACAGCCCCTCAACAACTACCACATGAAGACGCTGCTGCTGTACGAGTGTGAGAAGCACCCGCGAGAGACCGACTGGGACGAGGCGTGCCTGGGCGACCGGCTCAACGGAATCCTCCTGCAGCTCATCTCCTGCTTGCAGTGCCGGCGCTGCCCCCACTACTTCCTCCCCAACCTCGACCTTTTTCAGGGCAAACCCCACTCGGCCCTGGAAAGCGCTGCCAAACAGACCTGGAGGCTAGCCAGAGAAATCCTCACCAATCCCAAAAGCCTCGACAAGCTATAG